The region TTCACGTCCTTCGGGTACTTGTCGTCTTGGCCGATGACCGGGACCGGGCCGAGGACGAGGCGAACGTCCTTCGACAAACCCTTGAAGTACGTCGCGAAGAGGAACGCTTCCTCGACCGTCAGGAACGGCGAGAGGACGGCGACGACGCCCTTGGCGTCTTTCTTCGCGGCGGCTTCGATGTCGGCCTTGAGTGTGGGCAGGACTTCGTGCCACGCCGCGTTCTTGACGGCGTCGCCGGCTTTCACTTGCGGCCGGGCGATACGGTCGGCCGCGCTGGCGAAGTGGTAGCCGTACCGGCCGTCGTCGCACATGAAGTACCCCTGTGCGTCGGGGTTCTCTCGGGCCCGGAGGCGGTAGACGCGGTCCTTGTTCACGTCGACGTGGATGCTACAGCCGGTGCTGCACAGCGAGCAGACACCGTCCACGTCCTTCATGTACCAGACGCGCTGGGTGTAGAGGAAGTCCTTGGAGCCGAGGGCGCCGACCGGGCAGAGGTCGACGACGTTCCCGGCCAGCTTGTTCTCCAGCGGGTGGCCGGGGAAGACGTCGATTTCCGAGTGGTGGCCGCGGTTGGTTACGGTCAGTTCGGCCGTCCCGGAAATCTCGCGGGTGAACCGGACGCACCGCGTACACATGATGCAACGATCGGTGAAGAGCGTGATCTTCGAGCTGATGCCCGGCTTGTTCGGCGGCTGGTTCTTCGAATCCACCATGCGGGATTCGGACCGGCCGAACTCGTAGCTGTAGTCCTGCAGTTTGCACTCGCCGGCCTTGTCGCAAACCGGGCAGTCGAGCGGGTGGTTGAGGAGCAAGCCTTCGAGCGTGTCCGCCTGGGCACCCTTCGCCCGCACGCCGGGCTTGTACGCCGGGTCGTACGCGAGGGCGGGGACCGATTTATCCTTCTTGACGTAGTCGCCGGTGACGATCACGCTCCCGTCTTTGACCGGGGTTTGGCACCCGGGCAGCACTTTGGGCTGCATCGTCACCTTGCCGTCCTTCAACTCGCCGACTTCGACGAGGCACATCCGGCAGGACGC is a window of Fimbriiglobus ruber DNA encoding:
- a CDS encoding molybdopterin-dependent oxidoreductase, yielding MPTVYVNDKPVDIGTQRLNCVQAAELAGVMVPHYCYHPALTVVASCRMCLVEVGELKDGKVTMQPKVLPGCQTPVKDGSVIVTGDYVKKDKSVPALAYDPAYKPGVRAKGAQADTLEGLLLNHPLDCPVCDKAGECKLQDYSYEFGRSESRMVDSKNQPPNKPGISSKITLFTDRCIMCTRCVRFTREISGTAELTVTNRGHHSEIDVFPGHPLENKLAGNVVDLCPVGALGSKDFLYTQRVWYMKDVDGVCSLCSTGCSIHVDVNKDRVYRLRARENPDAQGYFMCDDGRYGYHFASAADRIARPQVKAGDAVKNAAWHEVLPTLKADIEAAAKKDAKGVVAVLSPFLTVEEAFLFATYFKGLSKDVRLVLGPVPVIGQDDKYPKDVKGNAVEPTKFTIRAEKCPNRRGVEAVLKQFQGSVIPFADVAAKAGSLAALVFVGGYPNKEAVEAAVGSGWTAPALLVVQDLFPTALTAAAKYVLPATASFEKDGTFVNHAGLAQTFPRATLPPKEARSELQIAFDLLGRRGLVQAAAIRKEVAKAIAAFAHLAEEKAPKAGKRLELQTI